Proteins encoded in a region of the Campylobacter geochelonis genome:
- a CDS encoding TIGR00730 family Rossman fold protein: MKFKKIIDDVKNIEECLTLPSGCVSVFGSARFDDESLYSRAAYNLSFRLASSGFTIITGGGGGIMKAANKGAYDAKNTQSVGFNVILPNEQKINEFVTNGTVFSHLALRKVALIEKSDFFVIFPGGYGTLDELFEILVLVQNGMKNAKIYLFGVEFFTSLVYFINSSLVGEKTIAKVDTQLFMLTDDIDEIYDDIAKFSSN; the protein is encoded by the coding sequence ATGAAATTTAAAAAAATAATTGATGATGTAAAAAATATAGAAGAGTGTTTGACCTTGCCAAGCGGTTGCGTTAGTGTGTTTGGCTCGGCTAGATTTGATGATGAGAGCTTATACTCTCGCGCGGCTTATAATCTTTCGTTTCGCCTTGCAAGCAGTGGTTTTACTATCATAACTGGTGGTGGCGGCGGGATAATGAAAGCGGCTAACAAGGGTGCTTATGATGCTAAAAATACGCAAAGTGTGGGCTTTAATGTAATCTTACCAAACGAGCAAAAGATAAATGAGTTTGTAACCAACGGCACTGTTTTTTCGCATTTGGCTTTGCGAAAAGTGGCACTTATAGAAAAATCGGACTTTTTTGTGATATTTCCAGGAGGATACGGTACTCTTGATGAACTTTTTGAAATTTTAGTTTTAGTACAAAATGGTATGAAAAATGCTAAAATATATCTTTTTGGTGTAGAATTTTTTACATCTTTAGTGTATTTTATAAACTCATCATTAGTTGGCGAAAAAACCATCGCTAAAGTCGATACACAGCTCTTTATGCTAACAGATGATATAGATGAAATTTATGATGATATTGCTAAATTTAGCTCAAATTAA
- a CDS encoding M24 family metallopeptidase yields MSKNYILQDENSVYFECGYSCDNEIFLHIRGRNFLLTDSRYAIEARNLAHDTEVIEIKQPIIKEARLLLRKFGVKSLVFDPYDFSYAQFEELSKFIHINFIPRPFFSKKKRMIKSQKEIEILKQAAIFGAKSFDQFAKFVSENGLSLSEKELFFHACNILKHDGELGLSFEPIIALNQNAAKAHALPSSDRLRSGDLLLLDAGVKFKRYCSDRTRTACFTDSVEFSKRQSFKTQKQNEIYQIVKEAQNLAIKAVKPGVLARDVDNAAREFITKCGYKKEFFHSTGHGVGIDIHEFPNINSKSEVVLKEGMVFSVEPGIYLEGEFGVRIEDVVVVTADGCEIL; encoded by the coding sequence ATGAGTAAAAACTACATCTTACAAGATGAAAATAGCGTATATTTTGAGTGCGGATATAGTTGCGATAACGAAATTTTCTTGCATATAAGAGGCAGAAATTTTTTATTAACCGACTCAAGATACGCGATAGAAGCTAGAAATTTAGCGCACGATACAGAAGTTATCGAAATAAAACAGCCTATCATAAAAGAGGCTAGGTTGCTACTACGTAAATTTGGGGTTAAAAGCTTAGTTTTTGACCCGTATGATTTCTCTTATGCACAGTTTGAAGAGCTTAGCAAATTTATCCATATAAACTTTATCCCACGCCCGTTTTTTTCTAAAAAAAAGCGAATGATAAAGAGCCAAAAAGAGATTGAGATTTTAAAACAAGCAGCTATTTTTGGGGCGAAAAGTTTTGATCAATTTGCTAAATTTGTTAGTGAAAATGGGCTTAGTTTAAGCGAAAAAGAGCTTTTTTTCCACGCTTGCAATATCTTAAAACATGATGGCGAGCTAGGGCTTTCTTTTGAGCCAATCATCGCACTTAACCAAAACGCAGCAAAAGCCCATGCTTTGCCAAGTTCGGATAGGCTTAGAAGTGGCGACTTGCTCTTGCTTGATGCTGGAGTAAAATTTAAAAGATACTGCTCAGATCGCACAAGAACGGCGTGTTTTACAGATAGTGTTGAATTTAGCAAAAGACAAAGTTTTAAAACACAAAAGCAAAACGAAATTTATCAAATCGTAAAAGAGGCGCAAAATTTAGCTATAAAAGCGGTTAAACCTGGCGTTTTAGCGCGAGATGTCGACAATGCAGCAAGAGAATTTATAACAAAATGTGGTTATAAAAAAGAGTTTTTTCACAGCACTGGACATGGCGTTGGTATCGATATACACGAGTTTCCAAACATAAATTCAAAAAGCGAAGTTGTGCTAAAAGAGGGCATGGTTTTTAGCGTTGAGCCAGGCATTTATCTTGAGGGTGAGTTTGGTGTTAGAATAGAAGATGTGGTGGTTGTCACAGCTGATGGTTGCGAGATTTTATAA
- a CDS encoding metallophosphoesterase, with the protein MQNIFFTSDFHFSHKNIVRFSPKFRKKLFWSKDFDFTKSLDEKLINEMDFALISQWNGVVGQNDLVYYLGDFSFKKDKTRKILQSLNGRKIFVQGNHDKQFLSGEFDDLLEKRVDYLEEKFSFTHNGVIENLIIIMSHYPIYEWNGMSRGAVHLHGHIHENDISHILGGRAVNVCWDRWGRILSLNDIFSLTKNAAPREYDDRKEGEIY; encoded by the coding sequence ATGCAAAATATATTTTTCACATCTGATTTTCACTTTAGCCATAAAAATATCGTTCGTTTTAGCCCCAAGTTTCGCAAAAAGCTCTTTTGGAGCAAGGACTTTGACTTTACAAAATCACTTGATGAAAAGCTGATAAATGAGATGGATTTTGCTCTTATATCGCAGTGGAATGGAGTTGTTGGGCAAAATGATTTGGTATATTATCTTGGGGATTTTTCTTTCAAAAAAGACAAAACCAGAAAAATTTTGCAAAGTCTAAATGGGCGTAAAATTTTTGTGCAAGGCAACCACGATAAGCAGTTTTTAAGTGGAGAATTTGATGATTTGCTTGAAAAAAGAGTTGATTATTTAGAGGAAAAATTTAGCTTTACTCACAATGGTGTTATTGAAAATTTAATCATCATAATGTCGCATTATCCGATATATGAATGGAATGGTATGAGCCGTGGAGCGGTGCATTTACACGGTCATATCCATGAAAATGACATCTCGCACATCTTAGGTGGGCGCGCTGTAAATGTGTGCTGGGATAGGTGGGGGCGGATTTTATCGCTTAATGATATATTTAGCTTGACTAAAAACGCAGCGCCACGAGAGTATGATGATAGAAAAGAAGGCGAAATTTATTAA
- the sppA gene encoding signal peptide peptidase SppA, translating to MGILKGFFKFIGWIIKFSIQVFIILFFILIFIEVISDEKISSKANLVELNLNGAIIDDSEFLRQIYQAKDDLEIKGVLLRIDSPGGALAPSFEISQAIKELNDKKPVIAYASGTMASGSYLSGVWASKIYANKGSFIGSIGVIMQGANLSELTAKIGIKEQIVKAGEFKEAGTMMREWTSDEKQSLQALVDKSYELFTSEVAKARKLDLSTQKSWANARVFLADDAKKLGLIDDIKTYQEAIDLTAKTAGVANPAWKKADKLDKFINSFSTKVANLVLSELFVKVR from the coding sequence ATGGGAATTTTAAAAGGATTTTTTAAATTTATCGGCTGGATAATTAAATTTAGCATTCAAGTTTTTATCATTTTATTTTTTATTTTGATTTTTATCGAGGTGATTTCTGATGAGAAAATCTCATCTAAAGCAAATTTAGTCGAACTAAATTTAAATGGTGCTATCATCGATGATAGCGAGTTTTTACGCCAAATTTATCAAGCCAAAGATGACTTAGAGATAAAAGGCGTTCTTCTTCGTATCGATAGTCCAGGCGGCGCACTTGCTCCGAGTTTTGAAATCTCACAAGCTATAAAAGAGCTAAATGATAAAAAACCAGTCATCGCATACGCAAGCGGTACGATGGCGAGTGGAAGCTACTTAAGTGGCGTTTGGGCGAGTAAAATTTATGCAAACAAAGGCAGTTTTATTGGCTCGATTGGCGTGATTATGCAAGGTGCAAATTTAAGCGAACTTACCGCTAAAATAGGCATTAAAGAGCAAATCGTAAAAGCTGGTGAGTTCAAAGAGGCTGGAACGATGATGAGAGAGTGGACAAGCGATGAAAAACAGAGCCTTCAAGCGCTCGTTGATAAGAGTTATGAGCTTTTTACAAGTGAGGTTGCAAAGGCTAGAAAGCTTGATTTATCAACTCAAAAATCATGGGCAAACGCGAGAGTCTTTTTAGCTGATGATGCTAAAAAACTAGGTTTGATTGATGATATAAAAACCTATCAAGAAGCAATTGATCTAACTGCAAAAACTGCCGGAGTGGCTAATCCAGCGTGGAAAAAAGCAGATAAGCTTGATAAATTTATAAACTCATTTTCAACTAAAGTTGCAAATTTAGTACTAAGTGAACTTTTTGTAAAAGTTAGATAA
- the folK gene encoding 2-amino-4-hydroxy-6-hydroxymethyldihydropteridine diphosphokinase, with protein MEILLLKNGFFSLKDALKLTKSVHFPFYQSEKENYKYEFYLGIGGNLGDSKKRFEMFFKKFKDDKRFFVVQTSPLLLNKAFGYTKQPDFLNAVLRVQTSLNPNQTLKIMQHYEKIFGRKRSFKNAPRTLDLDILSFSAKTRADKRLILPHPGIYDRISVILPAGLM; from the coding sequence ATGGAAATTTTGCTTTTAAAAAATGGTTTTTTTAGCTTAAAAGATGCACTTAAACTTACTAAATCAGTCCATTTTCCATTTTATCAAAGTGAAAAAGAGAACTACAAATATGAGTTTTATCTAGGAATCGGCGGAAATTTAGGAGATAGCAAAAAAAGATTTGAGATGTTTTTCAAAAAATTTAAAGATGATAAGAGATTTTTTGTAGTTCAAACCTCGCCACTTTTGCTAAATAAAGCGTTTGGGTATACAAAGCAACCTGATTTTTTAAATGCTGTTTTAAGGGTGCAAACTTCACTTAACCCAAACCAAACACTTAAAATAATGCAACATTATGAGAAAATTTTTGGTCGAAAAAGAAGCTTTAAAAATGCTCCTAGAACGCTTGACTTAGACATTTTATCATTTAGTGCAAAAACGCGTGCGGATAAAAGACTTATTTTGCCTCATCCTGGAATTTATGATAGAATAAGCGTTATTTTGCCAGCTGGATTAATGTAA
- the aroQ gene encoding type II 3-dehydroquinate dehydratase, giving the protein MKIVVIQGPNINMLGTRETSVYGSMKMEDIHAQMKVVAEQNGVDIEFFQTNFEGEIVDKIQECFGDSDGIIINPAAYTHTSIAIRDAIAAVNLPVIEVHISNIARREEFRQKSLISAVTAGQIIGFGPVGYHLAMIAMLQIFEQIKAVRAAREKAAPAANE; this is encoded by the coding sequence ATGAAAATAGTAGTAATTCAAGGACCAAATATCAACATGCTAGGAACTAGAGAAACTAGCGTATATGGCTCGATGAAGATGGAAGATATACACGCTCAAATGAAAGTTGTAGCAGAGCAAAACGGCGTTGATATCGAGTTTTTTCAAACAAATTTTGAAGGTGAAATAGTAGATAAAATCCAAGAGTGCTTTGGCGATAGCGACGGTATTATCATAAATCCAGCAGCCTATACCCACACATCTATTGCGATTCGTGATGCAATCGCAGCGGTAAATTTACCAGTTATCGAAGTTCATATCTCAAACATCGCAAGACGCGAAGAATTTCGCCAAAAAAGCCTTATCTCAGCTGTAACTGCTGGACAAATTATAGGTTTTGGACCAGTTGGATATCATCTTGCTATGATAGCAATGCTCCAAATTTTTGAGCAAATCAAGGCTGTAAGAGCCGCTAGAGAGAAAGCAGCACCAGCAGCTAATGAGTAA
- the mqnF gene encoding aminofutalosine deaminase family hydrolase — MKILKAKYILVCDDGFKVLKNSAIAFDTKIKKVGKFKELQAQFKDALVLDFSEDIVMPAFINPHCHLEFSANSTTLVYGDFLKWVKSVITSRSELSKEATDKLIQNAINSMMRSGVATIGEISSFGSDLNACVNSKARVVFYNEILGSNPEFIESCWENFITRFKQSDKFKSELFIPALSIHSTYSTHPTLCKRACDFAKLNNLLLSTHLLESNHENRWLREAKGGFKEWLAKFSKDAKPMYGVEEFIKNFSGLRTLFVHCVYLKELEKLDSNLHSIAHCAVSNRLLSKKTLNLKKVLKSGLNLAIATDGLSSNISLNFFDELRANLLIHDDFDLQKLAKVLLLSSTLNPARALGLNLGSLEEEKLADIAVYKGFEVSDETQIPLQLILQTKEAKELFIGGKKWEF, encoded by the coding sequence ATGAAAATACTAAAAGCAAAATATATCTTAGTGTGTGATGATGGCTTTAAAGTGCTTAAAAATAGTGCCATAGCCTTTGATACAAAGATAAAAAAAGTTGGTAAATTTAAAGAGCTACAAGCGCAATTTAAAGATGCTTTGGTGCTTGATTTTAGCGAAGATATCGTTATGCCAGCCTTTATCAACCCACACTGCCATCTTGAGTTTAGCGCAAACTCGACCACGCTTGTTTATGGTGATTTTTTAAAATGGGTTAAAAGCGTAATCACTAGTAGAAGCGAGCTTTCAAAAGAGGCAACCGATAAACTTATCCAAAATGCAATTAATTCGATGATGCGCTCAGGCGTAGCGACAATCGGCGAAATTTCAAGCTTTGGAAGCGACTTAAATGCGTGCGTAAATTCAAAAGCAAGAGTTGTCTTTTATAACGAAATACTTGGCTCAAACCCCGAGTTTATAGAGTCTTGTTGGGAGAATTTCATAACTCGTTTTAAACAAAGCGATAAATTTAAAAGCGAGCTTTTTATCCCCGCACTTTCCATTCACTCAACCTACTCAACCCACCCAACCCTTTGCAAGCGCGCTTGTGATTTTGCTAAGCTAAACAACCTTTTACTCTCAACTCACCTGCTTGAAAGCAACCACGAAAATAGATGGTTAAGAGAGGCAAAGGGCGGTTTTAAGGAGTGGCTAGCTAAATTTAGCAAAGATGCCAAACCGATGTATGGTGTTGAAGAATTTATCAAAAACTTTAGCGGCTTAAGAACGCTTTTTGTGCATTGTGTTTACTTAAAAGAGCTTGAAAAACTAGATAGCAACCTACACTCAATCGCACATTGCGCGGTTTCAAACAGACTGCTTAGTAAAAAAACGCTAAATTTAAAAAAGGTGCTAAAAAGTGGACTAAATTTAGCCATTGCAACAGATGGGCTAAGCTCAAATATAAGCCTAAATTTCTTTGATGAATTGCGTGCGAATTTACTTATCCATGATGATTTTGACTTGCAAAAACTAGCTAAAGTTTTGCTTCTTAGCTCGACTTTAAACCCAGCTCGAGCTTTGGGGTTAAATTTAGGCTCACTAGAAGAAGAGAAACTCGCCGATATCGCGGTTTATAAAGGTTTTGAAGTAAGCGATGAAACGCAAATTCCACTGCAACTAATTTTACAGACAAAAGAGGCTAAAGAGCTATTTATAGGGGGCAAAAAATGGGAATTTTAA
- a CDS encoding P-loop NTPase, producing MKIVSVVSGKGGVGKSLISANLANIIANEGYKVVLIDADLSLGSLDTILNVKSEKNIFDFFKGEAKFEDVMFKIKPNLYIVPSYSGEEILAIYNDELKQNLKNELLNLQNIDFIFIDTSSGISKITQDFIDIADEVLLISVPEPTAMIDAYATLKIVTKYKNKAFLMLNLANGEGEVLCKNFAKVLKNNVEKEFDLSFVGELKQDDRLLKSVKDREIFSDEYQSLIALNQLKQISSNLLVKMGKKAIKVESIKGISGFFKRILDLV from the coding sequence ATGAAAATAGTATCTGTTGTAAGCGGAAAAGGCGGAGTCGGAAAGAGCTTGATAAGTGCAAATTTAGCAAACATCATAGCAAACGAAGGCTACAAAGTAGTTTTAATCGACGCAGACTTATCTTTGGGCAGTTTAGATACTATTTTAAATGTAAAAAGTGAGAAAAATATCTTTGATTTTTTCAAAGGCGAGGCTAAATTTGAAGATGTGATGTTTAAAATAAAGCCAAATTTATACATCGTGCCAAGTTATAGTGGCGAGGAAATTTTAGCTATTTACAACGATGAGTTAAAACAAAATTTAAAAAATGAGCTTTTAAATTTGCAAAATATCGACTTTATCTTCATCGATACATCTTCTGGAATTTCAAAAATCACGCAAGATTTTATCGATATCGCAGATGAGGTTTTGCTTATAAGCGTGCCAGAGCCAACGGCGATGATAGATGCTTACGCAACTTTAAAAATAGTAACAAAATATAAAAATAAAGCATTTTTGATGCTAAATTTAGCCAATGGCGAGGGCGAAGTGTTGTGTAAAAATTTCGCAAAAGTGCTAAAAAATAATGTCGAAAAAGAGTTTGACCTAAGCTTTGTTGGCGAGTTAAAACAAGATGATAGGCTTTTAAAAAGCGTAAAAGATAGAGAAATTTTTAGTGATGAGTATCAAAGCTTGATTGCGCTTAATCAACTCAAGCAAATATCTTCAAATTTGTTAGTTAAAATGGGAAAAAAAGCGATAAAAGTCGAGTCTATAAAAGGCATAAGTGGCTTTTTTAAGCGAATTTTAGACCTTGTTTAG
- the ribD gene encoding bifunctional diaminohydroxyphosphoribosylaminopyrimidine deaminase/5-amino-6-(5-phosphoribosylamino)uracil reductase RibD: MNDEFYMNLAINEAWKYQILTYPNPAVGCVIVDKFGKILAIKAHQKAGLAHAELSAVISAFEAKFKDTSLPKNPSKAYEYILANHDGFLNGAKAFVTLEPCSHHGKTPPCANLLNKLGFSEVIIGSYDNTDAASGGGKLLQKNGVKVKFGILKERCDELLAPFLAWQSGNFSFLKLGMSLNGVVSGGVITGLGARVLVHKIRSVLPLLAIGGNTVRIDRPTLDSRLANGIYKTYDAVKTDENECKIGELVCSDYETNIRAFDEKYPSKVNKKNYKTDSNSQKIDSSFCQTNDTFYKTHNANTFEVADTYKTHSTHNPDVFIYSRQKEFDKTIPLFSIAKRKVIIGDDIKFVRSYPLCMFEGGQNLLANLPEFVEYVLIFFAPNFLNLANLSANLKLKLLNLCEIDGEFYGWFKIVKK; the protein is encoded by the coding sequence ATGAACGATGAATTTTATATGAATTTAGCCATAAACGAGGCGTGGAAGTATCAAATTTTAACCTATCCAAACCCAGCAGTTGGGTGCGTGATAGTTGATAAATTTGGCAAAATTTTAGCTATTAAAGCTCATCAAAAAGCTGGTCTTGCTCATGCTGAGTTAAGTGCGGTTATATCGGCATTTGAAGCTAAATTTAAAGATACATCGCTACCAAAAAACCCTAGCAAAGCTTACGAGTATATTTTAGCTAATCACGATGGATTTTTAAATGGCGCAAAGGCTTTTGTAACACTTGAGCCATGCTCACATCATGGCAAAACGCCACCATGCGCTAATTTGCTTAACAAGCTTGGATTTAGCGAAGTAATTATCGGCTCATATGATAACACGGACGCTGCAAGTGGTGGGGGAAAGTTGCTACAAAAAAACGGCGTAAAAGTTAAATTTGGTATTTTAAAAGAGCGTTGCGATGAACTTTTAGCCCCATTTTTAGCGTGGCAAAGCGGAAATTTTAGCTTTTTAAAACTTGGAATGAGCCTAAATGGCGTGGTAAGTGGCGGCGTGATAACCGGACTTGGCGCTAGAGTTTTGGTGCATAAAATCCGCTCTGTTCTACCACTACTTGCTATTGGCGGAAATACCGTTAGAATCGACCGTCCAACGCTTGATAGCAGGCTAGCAAATGGTATTTACAAAACATACGACGCGGTTAAAACAGATGAGAATGAGTGTAAAATAGGTGAGTTAGTTTGTAGCGACTACGAAACAAACATAAGAGCTTTTGATGAAAAATATCCCTCTAAAGTAAATAAAAAAAATTATAAAACTGATAGTAATTCTCAAAAAATCGATTCTAGTTTTTGTCAGACAAATGATACTTTTTATAAAACACACAACGCTAATACTTTTGAAGTAGCCGATACTTACAAAACGCACAGCACGCATAATCCAGATGTTTTCATATACTCGCGTCAGAAAGAATTTGATAAAACAATTCCGCTTTTTAGCATTGCTAAGCGGAAAGTGATAATCGGCGATGATATCAAATTTGTTCGTTCATATCCACTTTGTATGTTTGAGGGTGGGCAAAATTTGCTGGCGAATTTGCCAGAATTTGTGGAGTATGTGTTGATATTTTTTGCTCCAAATTTCTTAAATTTAGCAAATTTAAGTGCAAATTTGAAGCTAAAATTGCTAAATTTATGCGAAATTGATGGCGAGTTTTATGGGTGGTTTAAAATAGTTAAAAAGTAG